Proteins from a single region of Aureibacter tunicatorum:
- a CDS encoding DUF4440 domain-containing protein, which translates to MSTQSNSQNQTHTKEAIREAMDHLIDRATHFDVGALETIYHKDFHTTLVMPDSKVITYNKREFIEHFAKQAEEGKTQLNTWADWHDFNIIGNTAVCVLTRKHSGMTGEEMRLLCNIEFRFEDGRWQVIREAIFLRPL; encoded by the coding sequence ATGTCAACACAATCAAATTCTCAAAACCAAACCCATACCAAAGAAGCAATACGCGAAGCCATGGATCATTTGATTGATCGGGCAACTCATTTTGATGTAGGCGCATTGGAAACAATTTACCACAAGGATTTTCATACGACTTTGGTAATGCCGGACAGCAAAGTGATTACTTACAATAAGAGGGAGTTTATTGAACATTTTGCCAAGCAGGCTGAAGAGGGAAAAACACAACTCAATACTTGGGCTGATTGGCATGATTTCAATATTATCGGAAACACCGCAGTTTGCGTCTTGACGAGAAAGCATAGCGGTATGACTGGCGAGGAAATGAGATTGCTTTGCAATATTGAGTTTCGTTTTGAAGACGGACGTTGGCAGGTGATTCGGGAGGCTATTTTCTTGCGTCCTCTATAA
- a CDS encoding AraC family transcriptional regulator, producing MKYIEFNKTLCNVTFLMNVIDLQSKCAIEMTSETQSAGFFQIYFIEQAEGYLKLNESKIDLKPCTLIFISQDQKYSWHLSSDQFEGKLMVFQEDFLNDFFSDQYFIYRLLFFYQTTYPLSMPISKPLFEDTMGKLSDIRQEILHVQSDSAHMIRSILYNILITINRAYAEHNHIDHAIALDNTAYQFRKLVEKHIYTDHKVEDYSSMMNLSRVAINKAVKSQFNITATDFIKSRLLFEIKMKLIHTAKTVSEIAHEFNFSEIQHIHRFFKQKTGISPMEYRLNYQNEGT from the coding sequence ATGAAATACATAGAATTCAACAAGACACTTTGCAATGTCACTTTCTTAATGAATGTCATCGATTTGCAATCCAAGTGCGCTATAGAAATGACATCGGAAACGCAGTCGGCAGGATTTTTTCAAATTTACTTTATTGAGCAGGCGGAAGGATATTTGAAGCTTAATGAGAGCAAGATTGATTTGAAGCCATGCACCCTTATATTCATTTCCCAAGATCAAAAGTATTCTTGGCATTTAAGCTCTGATCAATTTGAAGGAAAGCTCATGGTGTTTCAAGAAGATTTTCTCAACGACTTTTTCTCGGACCAATATTTTATTTACAGGCTTTTGTTTTTTTATCAGACGACTTATCCTTTGTCTATGCCAATATCCAAACCTTTATTTGAGGATACGATGGGCAAGTTGAGTGATATAAGACAAGAGATCTTGCATGTCCAAAGCGACAGCGCCCATATGATTCGTTCCATATTGTACAATATTTTGATTACGATTAATCGCGCATACGCCGAGCACAATCATATAGACCATGCGATTGCTTTGGATAATACGGCTTATCAGTTTAGAAAGCTTGTCGAAAAGCATATTTACACAGATCATAAAGTAGAGGATTATTCTTCCATGATGAATCTCAGCCGTGTGGCAATCAATAAAGCCGTCAAATCCCAATTCAATATTACAGCTACTGATTTTATCAAGTCAAGGTTGCTTTTTGAGATCAAGATGAAATTGATTCATACAGCCAAAACGGTGAGCGAGATTGCCCATGAGTTTAATTTTTCGGAGATTCAGCATATTCATAGATTCTTCAAGCAAAAGACTGGCATATCGCCCATGGAGTACCGTTTGAACTACCAGAATGAAGGAACATAG
- a CDS encoding SDR family oxidoreductase → MKDTMLITGASSGIGKELARIHAEKGGDLILVARRADKLEELKAELVSKYKLNVICITKDLSVPGAAKELYEEVRAHKIEVEFLVNNAGFGLRGKFHELSWDRQYQMMQLNMLALSELTYLFLPEFVKRNSGRILNTSSTASFIPGPLQAVYYATKAYVTFFGNALAEELSDTNITVTTLMPGATETEFASTSGMDKTALFEQAVSARSVAEDGYKGMMQGKLDVISGLTFSQKISFSLLPFMPKKTILKQVHNMQKVNE, encoded by the coding sequence ATGAAAGACACCATGTTAATCACAGGCGCCAGCAGCGGCATAGGCAAGGAGCTTGCAAGAATTCATGCTGAAAAAGGCGGAGATTTGATACTAGTAGCCAGAAGGGCGGATAAGCTTGAGGAGCTTAAGGCCGAGCTGGTTTCAAAATATAAACTAAATGTAATCTGCATTACTAAGGACTTGAGCGTGCCGGGGGCAGCGAAAGAGCTGTATGAGGAAGTCAGAGCCCATAAAATTGAGGTTGAGTTTTTGGTTAATAACGCAGGCTTTGGCTTGAGAGGCAAGTTTCATGAACTGTCTTGGGACAGGCAATACCAGATGATGCAGCTCAATATGCTGGCATTGTCGGAATTGACTTATCTCTTCTTGCCGGAATTCGTTAAGCGGAATAGCGGCAGAATTCTCAATACCTCTTCCACAGCTTCTTTTATTCCCGGCCCGCTTCAAGCTGTGTATTATGCGACTAAAGCTTATGTTACTTTTTTCGGGAATGCATTGGCTGAAGAACTTAGCGACACAAATATCACGGTGACGACATTGATGCCGGGAGCGACGGAAACAGAGTTCGCAAGCACTTCGGGTATGGATAAAACTGCTCTTTTTGAGCAAGCCGTATCCGCTAGATCAGTGGCCGAGGACGGATACAAAGGCATGATGCAAGGAAAGTTGGATGTGATATCGGGCTTGACATTTAGCCAGAAGATATCGTTTTCGCTTTTGCCTTTTATGCCAAAGAAAACGATACTTAAGCAAGTGCATAATATGCAGAAAGTGAATGAATAA
- a CDS encoding helix-turn-helix domain-containing protein — translation MQEIKIKSITQMHELMGFPKPEHPLVSLVDASLISISESEVDYRVIYDFYMISLKDKSCGVEYGRNSFDFGEGVMVFSAPGQVYRTTKTISQGDIAGWMLFVHPDLIRNTHLGNIIHEYSFFNYEVYEALHLSASEESKVNECVQNIKHEYEQRIDNHSQRVIVSSLELLLNYCSRFYERQFNTRVSQNKSVVERFEKDLKWYFNHQLQLEEGLPGIQYFSEKAHLSQHYFSDLVKKETGRSPKDHINDFVVEKAKHLLMASSDSVSDIAYNLGFNYPHYFTRLFKAKTGHTPKEYRGMA, via the coding sequence ATGCAGGAGATAAAAATAAAGTCAATCACCCAAATGCATGAATTGATGGGCTTTCCTAAGCCCGAGCATCCATTGGTGTCGCTGGTTGATGCATCGCTGATCTCGATAAGCGAAAGCGAAGTTGACTATAGGGTAATCTATGATTTTTATATGATCTCGCTTAAGGATAAGAGTTGCGGAGTGGAGTATGGCCGCAATTCTTTTGATTTTGGCGAAGGTGTCATGGTTTTTTCAGCTCCGGGGCAAGTATATCGAACTACCAAGACAATCAGTCAAGGAGATATAGCGGGCTGGATGCTTTTCGTTCATCCGGACTTGATACGCAATACGCATCTGGGCAATATTATTCATGAGTATTCTTTTTTTAATTACGAAGTATATGAAGCTTTGCACTTGTCGGCAAGTGAAGAGTCAAAAGTCAATGAATGCGTTCAGAATATAAAACATGAATATGAGCAAAGAATAGACAATCATAGCCAACGTGTGATTGTTTCAAGTCTTGAGCTGTTGTTGAACTATTGCTCGCGGTTTTATGAAAGGCAATTCAATACACGTGTCAGTCAAAACAAGAGTGTGGTCGAGCGATTCGAAAAAGATTTGAAATGGTATTTCAATCATCAGCTTCAGTTGGAAGAAGGCTTGCCGGGCATTCAGTATTTTTCAGAAAAAGCGCATTTGTCGCAGCATTATTTCAGCGATTTGGTCAAAAAAGAAACAGGCAGGTCGCCTAAAGACCATATCAATGATTTTGTTGTGGAAAAGGCCAAGCATTTGTTGATGGCAAGTTCCGATTCTGTAAGCGACATCGCGTATAATCTAGGCTTCAACTATCCTCATTATTTTACCCGGCTTTTCAAGGCTAAAACAGGGCATACACCAAAGGAATATCGCGGAATGGCTTAA